In a single window of the Desulfocurvibacter africanus subsp. africanus DSM 2603 genome:
- a CDS encoding phosphoribosyltransferase, which yields MSGRFFESEGYRNRDRVFADRAEAGQMLAEMLASEYVGLPGGLVLAIPSGGVPVALEVCRRLRLPLDLIIARKLQIPGNTEAGFGAMAMGGEVLLNEPLVSSLGLTKAEIEAEQGRVEAELAERNALLRGGRPLPDMYGRTAIIVDDGLASGYTMQAAVRDLRARGAAGITVAVPTAPLETARRMADISDAVYCISIQDYYPFAVASAYRNWRDLSREEVADMLGQTKCQMGDGKG from the coding sequence ATGTCGGGGCGATTCTTCGAGAGTGAGGGGTACAGGAACCGCGACAGGGTGTTTGCCGATCGCGCCGAGGCCGGACAGATGCTGGCCGAGATGCTGGCCTCGGAGTATGTGGGCTTGCCCGGCGGGCTCGTGCTGGCCATCCCCTCGGGCGGCGTGCCCGTGGCCCTGGAGGTATGCAGGCGGCTGCGCCTGCCCCTGGATTTGATCATAGCCCGCAAGCTGCAGATCCCCGGCAACACCGAGGCTGGCTTCGGGGCCATGGCCATGGGCGGCGAGGTGCTGCTCAACGAGCCGCTGGTATCGAGCCTGGGGCTGACAAAAGCCGAAATCGAGGCGGAGCAGGGCAGGGTGGAGGCGGAGCTGGCCGAGCGTAACGCCCTGCTGCGCGGCGGCCGGCCGCTGCCGGACATGTATGGCCGCACGGCCATTATTGTCGATGACGGACTGGCCTCGGGTTACACCATGCAGGCGGCCGTGCGCGACCTGCGCGCCCGTGGCGCGGCAGGCATCACCGTGGCCGTGCCCACGGCTCCTCTGGAAACAGCCAGGCGCATGGCGGATATCAGCGACGCCGTCTACTGCATCAGCATCCAGGACTACTATCCTTTTGCCGTGGCCTCGGCCTATCGCAACTGGCGGGACCTGAGCCGCGAAGAGGTGGCGGACATGCTGGGTCAGACCAAATGCCAGATGGGCGACGGAAAAGGCTAA
- the rpe gene encoding ribulose-phosphate 3-epimerase: MSKSSKQGKEAPAAKKIILSPSLLSADFGRLADELAALEEGGIEWVHWDVMDGVFVPNITFGPPVIKALRNRSKLFFDCHLMVIKPERYINDFLDAGANLICVHAEATSHLERTVSQIREAGIKAAVALNPATSLASIEYLLPELDMVLIMSVNPGFGGQVFIPFSLEKIRRLRKMIDEQGAKTLIQVDGGITPENIAPIVDAGAEVIVSGSSFFKFPPYGKRRELFETLSQVSFGPTGL; encoded by the coding sequence ATGAGCAAGAGTTCCAAGCAAGGCAAGGAAGCCCCCGCAGCCAAGAAGATCATCCTCTCCCCTTCGCTGCTCTCCGCGGATTTCGGGCGGCTGGCCGATGAACTGGCCGCGCTGGAGGAAGGTGGCATCGAGTGGGTACACTGGGACGTCATGGACGGCGTGTTCGTGCCCAACATCACCTTTGGCCCGCCGGTCATCAAGGCCTTGCGCAACCGTAGCAAGCTTTTCTTCGACTGCCATCTCATGGTCATCAAGCCCGAGCGCTACATCAACGACTTCCTGGATGCCGGGGCCAACCTCATCTGCGTGCACGCCGAAGCGACCTCGCACCTGGAGCGCACCGTGTCCCAGATCCGCGAGGCCGGGATCAAAGCGGCCGTGGCCCTCAACCCGGCAACGTCCTTGGCTAGCATCGAATACTTGCTGCCCGAGCTGGATATGGTACTCATCATGAGTGTGAACCCCGGCTTCGGCGGTCAGGTATTCATTCCCTTTTCCCTGGAGAAGATCCGCCGCCTGCGCAAGATGATCGACGAGCAGGGAGCCAAGACGCTCATTCAGGTGGACGGCGGCATAACGCCGGAAAACATCGCCCCCATAGTCGATGCCGGGGCCGAAGTGATCGTTTCCGGCTCGTCCTTCTTCAAGTTCCCGCCCTACGGCAAGCGCCGCGAGCTGTTCGAGACCCTGTCGCAGGTCAGCTTCGGACCCACGGGGCTCTAG
- a CDS encoding YIP1 family protein, whose protein sequence is MRPKQPENTLEEERQVLPSLEQLELDPDEQSATHGQGGTPLIDVPWERMDKFGLAGGFWQTLKRAMLRPQDFFGHMPLHGLAMPLAFFLVIGCVQIAAQLFWDSAGMTFLDLFLQRPDAEQSGLSLGEGGYLLFIIYPLILTVALFAIAGLHHLFLMASQAAQRGFEATFRAVAYGSAPLVLAVIPFVGDLVGLAWNVSITIIAYRYIHRTSYTRVGLAMLIPLVALLLIGLYFRMVS, encoded by the coding sequence ATGCGCCCCAAACAGCCGGAAAACACGCTTGAGGAGGAGCGCCAGGTCCTTCCTAGCCTGGAACAACTCGAGCTTGATCCCGATGAGCAAAGCGCGACCCACGGACAAGGTGGAACACCACTCATCGATGTACCCTGGGAACGCATGGATAAATTCGGCTTGGCGGGCGGCTTCTGGCAGACCCTCAAGCGGGCCATGCTCCGTCCCCAGGACTTTTTCGGCCACATGCCCTTGCATGGCTTGGCCATGCCGCTGGCCTTTTTTCTCGTGATTGGCTGCGTGCAGATTGCAGCTCAGCTGTTCTGGGACTCCGCGGGCATGACCTTCCTGGATCTCTTTCTGCAACGTCCGGACGCGGAACAGTCCGGGCTGTCCCTGGGCGAAGGCGGCTACCTCCTCTTCATCATCTATCCATTGATCCTGACCGTGGCCCTGTTCGCCATTGCCGGCTTGCACCATCTTTTCCTCATGGCCAGCCAGGCCGCCCAAAGGGGCTTCGAGGCCACCTTCCGTGCCGTGGCCTATGGCAGCGCACCTCTGGTGCTGGCGGTCATCCCGTTTGTCGGCGACCTGGTGGGTCTGGCCTGGAACGTGTCCATAACCATCATTGCCTACAGGTATATTCACCGCACCAGCTATACGCGCGTGGGCCTGGCCATGCTCATCCCTCTGGTGGCCTTGCTGCTCATCGGTCTCTATTTCCGTATGGTTTCCTAA
- a CDS encoding AsnC family transcriptional regulator has product MDDLDKQLLDIIQSNFPLVPRPYEAVGKELRLTEAEVLARVRALREKGVIRRIGGNFQSGKLGWHSTLCAARVPEDRLDEFIATVNAYPGVTHNYLRAHSFNVWFTFIGPNQDAVRATLQEIRETTGIDVLYLPTEKLYKIKVDFKMKDGEDNA; this is encoded by the coding sequence GTGGACGATCTAGATAAACAGCTACTGGACATCATTCAGTCCAACTTTCCGCTCGTACCGCGACCTTACGAGGCCGTGGGCAAGGAACTGAGGCTCACCGAGGCCGAGGTGCTGGCCAGAGTGCGCGCCCTCAGGGAAAAGGGCGTTATCCGGCGCATCGGCGGCAACTTCCAGTCCGGCAAGCTGGGCTGGCACTCGACCCTGTGCGCCGCGCGCGTGCCCGAGGACAGGCTGGACGAGTTCATCGCCACGGTGAATGCCTACCCCGGCGTGACACACAACTATCTGCGCGCCCACTCATTCAACGTCTGGTTCACCTTTATCGGACCGAATCAGGACGCGGTGCGCGCCACCTTGCAGGAAATACGCGAGACCACGGGCATTGACGTGCTCTATCTGCCCACGGAAAAACTTTACAAGATCAAGGTCGATTTTAAAATGAAGGACGGCGAGGACAACGCATGA
- a CDS encoding ABC transporter permease, with amino-acid sequence MMRSGKQSTPPAEVRLSDEPGGARLVLQGRLDSHGVAAVWSESLRLVGTLAGRSIVADTANVDYLDGSGASLILRLELAARDAGGKLEVRGLAGEPAKLLDLYRREMPTRPLNNVVPEQHSFVNEVGRRTALTARNFANFLTFVGQCTAALAAAARNPRLVRWKDVLAVAEEAGVNGLPIVALIGVLMGLVMAFQSAVPMKRFGAELFVADLLGLAMFRELGTLTTAILLAGRSGSAFAAEIGTMKVNEEINALATMGISPVQFLAIPRIIAALVVTPILTTFFNLFALAGGSFVVMGFGYPFITYVNRILYMVTWLDIAGGLIKAAAFSIIVAAVGCQKGLTTGTGASAVGSSTTSAVVTGLVLIAVADGLFAVVFFALGV; translated from the coding sequence ATGATGCGATCAGGGAAGCAATCTACACCGCCAGCCGAAGTGCGGCTCTCCGACGAACCGGGCGGAGCCAGGCTCGTGCTGCAGGGGCGCCTGGACAGCCACGGCGTGGCCGCGGTCTGGAGCGAGTCCCTGCGCCTGGTCGGCACTTTGGCCGGCAGGAGCATCGTGGCCGATACAGCAAACGTGGACTACCTGGACGGCTCCGGCGCCTCGCTGATCCTGCGCCTGGAACTGGCCGCGCGGGATGCCGGCGGAAAGCTGGAAGTCCGGGGACTTGCGGGGGAACCGGCCAAACTCCTGGATCTCTACCGCCGGGAGATGCCCACACGGCCGCTGAACAACGTCGTGCCGGAACAGCACAGCTTTGTAAACGAGGTGGGCCGCAGGACCGCCCTGACCGCGCGCAATTTCGCAAACTTCCTGACCTTCGTGGGCCAATGCACGGCCGCCTTGGCTGCCGCCGCGCGCAACCCCCGGCTGGTGCGCTGGAAGGACGTGCTGGCCGTGGCCGAGGAGGCCGGGGTCAACGGCCTGCCCATCGTGGCGCTCATCGGCGTGCTCATGGGCCTGGTAATGGCCTTCCAGTCGGCCGTGCCCATGAAGCGCTTCGGCGCGGAGCTTTTCGTGGCCGACCTGCTCGGCCTGGCCATGTTCCGCGAGCTGGGCACCCTGACCACGGCCATCCTACTGGCCGGCCGCTCGGGCTCGGCCTTCGCGGCCGAAATCGGGACAATGAAGGTCAACGAGGAGATAAACGCCCTGGCGACCATGGGCATCAGCCCTGTGCAGTTCCTGGCTATTCCGCGCATCATCGCCGCACTCGTGGTCACGCCCATCCTGACCACCTTCTTCAACCTGTTCGCCCTGGCCGGCGGCTCGTTTGTGGTCATGGGCTTCGGCTATCCCTTCATCACCTACGTAAACCGCATCCTGTACATGGTCACGTGGCTGGACATCGCCGGCGGCCTGATCAAGGCCGCGGCCTTCAGCATCATCGTGGCCGCCGTGGGCTGCCAGAAGGGGCTGACCACCGGCACGGGCGCAAGCGCGGTGGGCAGCTCCACGACCTCGGCCGTGGTCACGGGCCTGGTGCTCATCGCCGTGGCCGACGGCCTCTTCGCCGTGGTCTTCTTCGCCCTGGGGGTCTAA
- the ahbC gene encoding 12,18-didecarboxysiroheme deacetylase has protein sequence MIGISKLYCGSVEPSDALRYGRHSGKLPSHLLQFSKDKKPVVVWNSTRRCNQKCVHCYAKAIEEQGTDIIGTDAAKVMIDDLAAYGAPVMLFSGGEPLVRKDLVELAKHATSCGMRAVISTNGTLITKEKARELKDVGLSYVGISMDGAPETHNKFRGSDKAFDMAVAGVENCKAEGLKVGLRFTINKRNAQDIPFLFQLIKDLEVPRICFYHLVYSGRGSELVDEDLSHAETRAAVNLIMDETRALYDAGLPKEVLTVDNHADGPLVYERLKKEDPKRAEQVLELLSWNEGNSTGRGIGCISWDGQVHADQFWRIHTFGNVLERPFSQIWDDPNIELLHKLKDKRPHLKGRCRACRYLNVCAGNFRARAEAVYGDIWADDPACYLTDAEISGPMLGGETGESKQPDGCGCQD, from the coding sequence ATGATCGGTATATCCAAGCTCTATTGCGGCTCGGTGGAGCCGTCGGACGCTCTGCGTTACGGACGCCACTCGGGCAAGCTGCCCTCGCATCTTCTTCAGTTTTCCAAGGACAAGAAGCCCGTGGTCGTCTGGAACTCCACGCGGCGCTGCAACCAGAAATGCGTGCACTGCTATGCCAAGGCCATCGAGGAGCAGGGCACGGACATCATCGGCACCGATGCCGCCAAGGTCATGATCGACGACCTGGCCGCCTACGGCGCACCTGTCATGCTCTTCTCGGGCGGCGAGCCGCTCGTGCGCAAGGACCTCGTGGAGTTGGCCAAGCACGCCACCTCATGCGGCATGCGCGCGGTCATTTCCACCAACGGCACGCTCATCACCAAGGAAAAAGCCCGCGAACTCAAGGACGTCGGCCTTTCCTACGTGGGCATATCCATGGATGGCGCCCCGGAGACGCACAACAAGTTCCGCGGCTCGGACAAGGCCTTCGACATGGCCGTGGCCGGCGTCGAGAACTGTAAGGCCGAGGGGCTCAAGGTCGGCCTGCGCTTCACCATCAACAAGCGCAACGCCCAGGACATCCCCTTCCTGTTCCAGCTCATCAAAGACCTGGAAGTCCCGCGCATCTGTTTCTACCACCTCGTCTACTCCGGCCGCGGTTCGGAGCTGGTGGACGAAGACCTGAGCCACGCCGAGACCCGCGCTGCGGTCAACCTCATCATGGACGAGACGCGCGCTCTCTACGACGCCGGACTGCCCAAGGAAGTGCTCACCGTGGACAACCACGCCGACGGACCGCTGGTCTACGAGCGCCTGAAAAAGGAAGATCCCAAGCGCGCCGAGCAGGTCCTGGAGCTGCTGTCCTGGAACGAAGGCAACTCCACGGGACGCGGCATCGGCTGCATCTCCTGGGACGGCCAAGTGCACGCCGACCAGTTCTGGCGCATCCATACTTTCGGCAACGTGCTCGAACGGCCGTTCTCGCAGATATGGGACGATCCGAATATCGAGTTGCTGCACAAGCTCAAGGACAAGCGCCCGCACCTCAAGGGCCGCTGCCGCGCCTGCCGCTACCTGAACGTCTGCGCCGGCAACTTCCGCGCTCGCGCCGAAGCTGTCTACGGCGATATCTGGGCCGACGACCCGGCCTGCTACCTGACGGACGCAGAGATCAGCGGGCCGATGCTCGGCGGCGAAACTGGTGAGTCCAAGCAGCCGGATGGCTGCGGTTGTCAGGATTAG
- the ahbD gene encoding heme b synthase, translating into MHEHQKPGHPTSHSGNHPGEKSGHPHAAGKPGHPGGQPKGHPGGHPGPKTLPDGKTPPCRLIAWEVTRSCNLACKHCRAEAHLEPYPGELSTAEAKALIDTFPGVGNPIIIFTGGEPLMRKDVFELVAHAKSKGLRCVMAPNGTLITPENARKMKESGIERCSISIDGPDAASHDFFRGTPGAFEQTMHGIQYLKDAGIEFQINTTVTRNNLGQFKDIFQLTQDLGAQAWHIFLLVPTGRGAEIEDQVISAKEYEDVLNWFYDFRKTTDMQLKATCAPHYHRILRQRAKEDGTPVTFETFGLDAVSRGCLGGVGFCFISHTGQVQPCGYLELDCGQVKQTPFPKIWADSMQFANLRNPETYTGKCGVCEYERVCGGCRARAQTMKGDYLAEEPLCSYTPKRACKGD; encoded by the coding sequence ATGCACGAGCACCAGAAACCCGGCCACCCCACCAGCCATTCAGGCAACCACCCCGGCGAAAAGTCCGGCCATCCGCACGCCGCCGGCAAGCCCGGCCATCCTGGCGGTCAGCCCAAGGGCCACCCGGGCGGACATCCCGGCCCCAAAACTCTCCCCGACGGTAAGACGCCGCCCTGCCGGCTCATAGCCTGGGAAGTCACGCGCTCCTGTAACCTGGCCTGCAAGCATTGCCGGGCCGAGGCGCACCTGGAGCCGTACCCCGGCGAGTTGTCCACGGCCGAGGCCAAGGCGCTCATCGACACCTTCCCCGGAGTGGGCAACCCCATCATCATCTTCACTGGCGGCGAGCCGCTCATGCGCAAGGACGTCTTCGAGCTGGTGGCCCACGCCAAGTCCAAGGGCCTGCGTTGCGTCATGGCTCCCAACGGCACGCTCATCACGCCCGAGAACGCGCGGAAGATGAAGGAATCGGGCATAGAACGCTGCTCGATCTCCATCGACGGCCCGGACGCGGCCAGTCACGACTTCTTCCGGGGCACTCCCGGCGCGTTCGAGCAGACCATGCACGGCATCCAGTACCTCAAGGATGCCGGCATCGAGTTCCAGATCAACACGACCGTGACGCGCAACAACCTCGGCCAGTTCAAGGACATCTTCCAGCTGACCCAGGACCTGGGCGCTCAGGCTTGGCACATCTTCCTGCTCGTGCCCACGGGCCGTGGCGCGGAGATCGAGGATCAGGTCATCTCGGCGAAAGAGTACGAAGACGTGCTCAACTGGTTCTACGACTTCCGCAAGACCACTGACATGCAGCTCAAGGCCACCTGCGCGCCGCACTACCACCGCATCCTGCGCCAGCGGGCCAAGGAGGACGGCACGCCCGTCACCTTCGAGACCTTCGGCCTGGACGCCGTGAGCCGCGGCTGCCTGGGCGGCGTGGGCTTCTGCTTCATCTCGCACACGGGCCAGGTGCAGCCCTGCGGCTACCTGGAGCTGGACTGCGGTCAGGTCAAGCAGACGCCTTTCCCCAAGATATGGGCCGATTCGATGCAGTTCGCCAACCTGCGCAACCCGGAGACGTATACGGGCAAGTGCGGCGTATGCGAGTACGAGCGAGTCTGCGGCGGTTGCCGCGCCCGCGCCCAGACCATGAAGGGCGACTACCTGGCCGAGGAGCCGCTGTGCAGCTATACGCCGAAACGGGCCTGCAAGGGCGACTAG
- the hemB gene encoding porphobilinogen synthase codes for MTFFRGRRLRRTPAIRDLVRENALSPNDLIQPWFVVETDDKNFEKPIGSMPGQSQYSLHKLVERAGWAVDKGLRSCILFGIPKVKDPQASQAWADEGIVQQAVRALKDKYPQLVVMTDVCLCEYTSHGHCGIVRGEEILNDPTLELLAKSALSHARAGADMVAPSDMMDGRVAAIRAMLDDNGFNDLPIMSYAVKYASAFYGPFREAAESTPQFGDRRTHQMDPANRREALREAVADLDEGADVLMVKPAMPYLDIIRDLRENFDTPIAAYQVSGEYAMIKAAAANGWIDERRVIMESLIGIKRAGADLILTYYAEDALDWLK; via the coding sequence ATGACATTCTTCCGAGGACGCCGCCTGCGCCGCACGCCTGCCATCCGCGATCTGGTGCGCGAGAACGCGCTTTCTCCCAACGACCTCATTCAGCCCTGGTTCGTGGTCGAGACCGACGACAAAAATTTCGAGAAGCCCATCGGCTCTATGCCGGGACAGAGCCAGTACAGCTTGCACAAACTCGTGGAACGTGCGGGTTGGGCAGTGGACAAGGGATTGCGCTCCTGCATCCTGTTCGGCATTCCCAAGGTCAAGGACCCGCAGGCCAGCCAGGCTTGGGCCGACGAGGGCATCGTGCAGCAGGCCGTGCGCGCGCTCAAAGACAAGTACCCGCAGCTCGTGGTCATGACCGACGTGTGCTTGTGCGAGTACACTTCCCACGGCCATTGCGGCATCGTGCGCGGCGAGGAGATCCTGAACGACCCCACGCTGGAGCTTCTGGCCAAGTCCGCCCTGTCCCACGCCCGCGCCGGCGCGGACATGGTCGCGCCCTCGGACATGATGGACGGCCGCGTGGCAGCCATCCGCGCCATGCTCGACGACAACGGCTTCAACGACCTGCCGATCATGAGCTACGCGGTCAAATACGCCTCGGCCTTCTACGGCCCGTTCCGCGAGGCGGCCGAATCCACGCCGCAGTTCGGCGACCGCCGCACGCACCAGATGGACCCGGCCAACCGCCGCGAAGCCCTGCGCGAAGCCGTGGCCGACCTGGACGAGGGAGCGGACGTGCTCATGGTCAAGCCGGCCATGCCCTACCTGGATATCATCCGCGACCTGCGCGAGAATTTCGACACGCCCATCGCGGCCTACCAAGTGAGCGGCGAGTACGCCATGATCAAGGCTGCCGCAGCCAACGGCTGGATCGACGAAAGGCGTGTGATTATGGAGTCTTTGATCGGGATCAAGCGCGCCGGCGCGGACCTGATCCTAACCTACTATGCCGAGGACGCGTTGGATTGGCTGAAGTAG
- a CDS encoding ABC transporter ATP-binding protein has protein sequence MAGQEQGKEIIRVRGLDAAYGGKAVLKAIDFSVRQGEVFVVLGGSGSGKSTLLKHIIGLYKPTAGEILIDGDDMVTADEAMRKRILGKIGVSYQSGALFGSMTVQENMRLPMEEFTRLPREAMDFIACIKLALVGLAGTNQLMPSELSGGMQKRAAIARALALDPKIVFLDEPSAGLDPITSAGLDQLILRLRDSLGITFVVVTHELPSIYTIADRVIMLSSETKSIVAQGTPRDLRDSSDNEWVRRFFKREPEQT, from the coding sequence ATGGCAGGTCAGGAGCAAGGCAAGGAGATCATCAGGGTCCGCGGACTCGACGCGGCCTATGGCGGCAAAGCGGTGCTCAAGGCTATCGACTTCAGCGTGCGCCAGGGCGAGGTGTTCGTCGTCCTGGGCGGCTCGGGCAGCGGCAAGAGCACGCTGCTCAAGCACATCATCGGGCTGTACAAACCGACCGCGGGCGAGATTCTCATCGACGGCGACGATATGGTCACGGCGGACGAGGCCATGCGCAAGCGCATCCTGGGCAAGATCGGCGTCTCGTACCAGTCGGGAGCCCTGTTCGGCTCCATGACCGTGCAGGAGAACATGCGCCTGCCCATGGAGGAGTTCACGCGCCTGCCGCGCGAGGCCATGGACTTCATCGCCTGCATCAAGCTGGCCCTGGTCGGGCTGGCCGGCACCAACCAGCTCATGCCCTCCGAACTGTCCGGCGGCATGCAGAAACGCGCGGCCATTGCCAGGGCCCTGGCCCTAGACCCCAAGATCGTCTTCCTGGACGAACCCTCGGCCGGACTGGACCCCATCACCTCCGCCGGGCTAGACCAGCTCATCCTGCGCCTGCGCGACAGCCTGGGCATCACCTTCGTAGTGGTAACACATGAACTGCCTTCCATTTACACAATTGCCGACAGAGTGATAATGCTCTCCTCGGAAACAAAATCCATCGTGGCCCAGGGTACTCCCCGTGATCTGCGCGACAGCTCGGACAACGAGTGGGTAAGACGGTTTTTCAAACGCGAGCCCGAGCAAACCTAA
- a CDS encoding diacylglycerol/lipid kinase family protein — protein sequence MDKDGVEQQTALDPRATHPVRPLYIKAVVNAGAGITPAGKRADIAGSLEQAFALHGLQAEIELVQAEEFEAAVERAASGPWDAVAAGGGDGSIGSAARILARAGKPMAVLPMGTWNYFARLLNIPLDLDGAVAVMAAGRFGPVDAIEVNGRFFVSHCTLGIHPRFVRERIRLQHSRGWFKPLAIVWALMKSFVRYPVLLVEVLHEGRREVLRTPFVMAGNSLSALNPLTVPTHLASLSDGLLALILGRRLGRMGLMASALRTFRGRLDPEKDFRLILVPECAVRVNRRRVRATLDGELTWLTPPLRFRILPHALTLLLPESAAKAKEQQASTGPHGPVV from the coding sequence ATGGACAAGGACGGTGTGGAGCAGCAGACCGCGCTCGACCCTCGGGCCACGCACCCTGTGCGCCCCTTGTATATCAAGGCGGTGGTCAACGCCGGAGCCGGCATCACGCCGGCCGGCAAACGCGCGGATATCGCCGGGAGCCTGGAGCAGGCCTTTGCCCTGCACGGTCTGCAGGCCGAGATCGAACTGGTCCAGGCCGAGGAATTCGAGGCCGCCGTGGAACGCGCGGCCTCCGGCCCCTGGGATGCCGTAGCCGCGGGCGGGGGCGATGGCAGCATAGGCAGCGCCGCGCGCATCCTGGCCCGAGCGGGCAAACCCATGGCCGTGCTGCCCATGGGTACCTGGAACTATTTCGCCCGCCTGCTGAACATCCCTCTGGACCTCGATGGCGCGGTAGCTGTCATGGCCGCCGGCCGGTTCGGCCCCGTGGACGCCATAGAGGTCAACGGCCGCTTCTTCGTCAGCCACTGCACCCTGGGCATTCATCCCCGCTTCGTGCGAGAGCGCATCCGGCTTCAGCATTCGCGGGGCTGGTTCAAGCCGCTGGCCATCGTGTGGGCGCTCATGAAAAGCTTTGTGCGCTACCCCGTGCTCCTGGTGGAAGTGCTGCACGAGGGCCGCCGTGAAGTCCTGCGCACTCCTTTCGTCATGGCCGGCAACAGCTTGAGCGCCCTGAATCCCTTGACTGTGCCGACTCATCTGGCTTCCCTGAGCGACGGACTGCTGGCCTTGATTCTTGGCCGGCGGCTGGGGCGCATGGGTCTCATGGCCTCGGCCTTGCGCACTTTTCGCGGACGCCTGGACCCGGAGAAGGATTTCCGGCTCATCCTCGTACCCGAGTGCGCGGTGCGCGTGAACCGCCGCCGGGTACGCGCGACCTTGGACGGCGAGCTGACCTGGCTCACGCCGCCCTTGCGCTTCCGCATCCTGCCTCACGCCCTGACCCTGCTGCTGCCGGAGAGCGCGGCCAAGGCCAAGGAGCAGCAAGCTTCAACGGGCCCTCATGGTCCGGTAGTTTGA
- a CDS encoding DUF488 domain-containing protein: MLKLKRIHDQTGPDDGKRYLVDRVWPRGVRKADAHLDEWLKALAPSTELRKWFNHDPARWEDFQARYRLELDAPELRALLDRLASEAETGTVTLLYGAKDEQRNQAVVIRRVVEERLEKKAHR, from the coding sequence ATGCTCAAGCTCAAACGTATCCATGATCAAACCGGTCCTGACGACGGCAAACGCTATCTCGTGGATCGCGTCTGGCCGCGCGGAGTGCGCAAAGCGGATGCGCACCTGGACGAGTGGCTCAAGGCCCTGGCGCCCAGCACTGAGCTGCGCAAATGGTTCAATCATGACCCGGCCCGCTGGGAGGATTTCCAGGCACGCTATCGCCTGGAACTGGACGCGCCCGAGCTCCGTGCGCTCTTGGATCGCCTGGCGAGCGAGGCGGAGACGGGAACCGTGACGCTCCTGTATGGCGCCAAGGATGAGCAACGCAACCAAGCCGTGGTCATTAGGCGGGTCGTCGAGGAACGCCTTGAAAAAAAAGCGCACCGCTAA